Proteins from one Caldalkalibacillus salinus genomic window:
- a CDS encoding peptide ABC transporter substrate-binding protein, producing the protein METLRKYGLFVLALTLVFALAACTTTEGGTTPEPDDDQGSGDEVDASGEKVLVLNNVTEPTSLDPPQGFDSYSYHVLNNLMEGLTRLGPDHDPQEATAESWDVSEDGRTYTFHIREDAKWSNGEPVTAHDFEYAWKRLADPETASPAGFLTYLIEGAEAYNTGEGSADDMQVTALDDQQLEVTLTSPQSYFLSVISNPAFFPVHKDTVKADENWANSADTFVSNGPFHISDWDHNNELRMVRSDHYWDADTVKLEEVVWQMVDDPNTAYQLYQTGDLHVVGDTLGIPADMSEQLFEAGEVDTFDRSGVYFYRFNLEMEPFHNENIRKAFALAVDSEAIVEHVTKQGEKPAKGFVAYGFNDPAGGDFRDNGGDLIKYDPEQAKALLEQGMEEEGYDTLPEITLAYNTSDSHRRIAEVLKEMYSEHLGVDVTLTNQEWNVFLEAQRNLELQFSRSSFLADFADPINYLESFITGSSMNRTGWSNAEYDDLIAQAKQEADDVRRYDLMHQAEELLFDEMPLFPIYFYNQAVLQADGVSGIVSHPVGYMELKWADVQ; encoded by the coding sequence ATGGAAACGTTAAGGAAATACGGTCTTTTCGTTTTAGCATTAACACTAGTATTTGCGTTAGCGGCATGTACGACGACAGAGGGAGGGACAACACCCGAACCGGATGATGATCAAGGAAGCGGAGATGAGGTCGATGCTTCCGGTGAGAAGGTTTTAGTGCTTAATAATGTGACCGAGCCGACTTCATTAGATCCACCGCAAGGGTTTGATAGTTACTCCTACCATGTGCTCAACAACTTGATGGAAGGCCTCACGCGTTTAGGACCAGATCATGACCCACAAGAAGCCACAGCTGAAAGCTGGGACGTGTCGGAAGATGGTCGTACGTATACGTTCCATATTCGTGAAGATGCAAAGTGGTCCAATGGGGAGCCGGTCACGGCTCACGATTTTGAATATGCATGGAAGAGATTAGCAGACCCTGAAACAGCGTCCCCAGCCGGTTTTCTTACGTACCTGATTGAAGGAGCAGAAGCGTACAATACGGGTGAAGGATCTGCAGATGATATGCAGGTCACGGCGTTAGATGACCAACAACTAGAAGTGACACTAACGAGTCCGCAGAGCTACTTTCTCAGTGTGATCTCAAACCCTGCTTTCTTCCCTGTTCATAAGGATACAGTGAAAGCAGACGAGAATTGGGCAAACAGCGCTGACACATTTGTAAGTAATGGGCCATTTCATATCTCTGATTGGGACCACAATAATGAGTTGAGAATGGTGAGAAGTGACCATTACTGGGATGCAGATACAGTAAAACTTGAGGAAGTTGTATGGCAGATGGTCGATGATCCTAACACGGCTTATCAACTCTATCAGACGGGAGATTTGCACGTTGTAGGGGATACGCTAGGCATTCCAGCTGACATGAGTGAACAACTTTTTGAAGCGGGTGAAGTGGATACGTTTGACCGTTCAGGTGTTTATTTTTATCGTTTTAACCTAGAGATGGAACCTTTCCATAATGAGAATATTCGCAAAGCGTTTGCTTTAGCCGTAGACAGTGAAGCGATCGTAGAGCACGTCACGAAGCAAGGAGAAAAACCGGCCAAAGGATTTGTAGCGTACGGGTTTAATGATCCCGCAGGTGGCGACTTCCGAGACAACGGCGGTGATCTGATAAAATACGACCCAGAGCAAGCGAAGGCCTTGTTAGAACAAGGGATGGAAGAAGAAGGTTATGACACACTCCCTGAAATTACACTCGCTTACAATACGAGCGACTCTCATAGAAGAATTGCAGAAGTGTTAAAGGAAATGTATAGCGAGCATTTAGGTGTAGATGTCACACTGACGAACCAAGAATGGAACGTCTTTCTAGAAGCGCAACGTAATTTGGAATTGCAATTCTCTCGCTCTTCATTCTTAGCTGATTTTGCCGATCCGATTAACTATCTAGAAAGCTTCATAACAGGTAGCTCCATGAACCGGACAGGATGGAGCAACGCAGAATATGATGACTTGATTGCCCAAGCTAAGCAGGAGGCGGACGATGTTAGACGCTACGATCTGATGCATCAAGCGGAAGAGTTACTCTTTGACGAGATGCCATTGTTCCCAATCTATTTCTATAACCAAGCGGTTCTACAAGCGGATGGTGTATCCGGTATTGTAAGTCACCCCGTGGGTTATATGGAGCTCAAATGGGCAGATGTCCAATAA